GCCACCGCTGTCGACCCGCTGACGTGTACGCGACGGTCAGCACGTCGGTGCCGCCGGCGGTGGCGTCACCGCCGGTGGCCCCGGTGGCCACCACCGTGCCGTCACCGGCGATCGCGACACCGCCGAGCAGGTCGTCGCCGGCACCGCCGGCGGCGCTCACCCAGCCTAGGGTCCCGTTCGGGTCGAACCTGGCCAGCCAGCCGTCGCTGCCGCCGAGGCTGGTGGTGCCGGCCAGCCCGGCCGACGTGCCGCCGGCCACGTAGACGCCGCTCGCGTCGGCGGCGACCGCATACGCCTTGTCCTCACCGGGGCCGCCGAGCTGCCGGCTCCAGGCGATCCGACCGTCCGGGCCGACCCGGACCAGCACGGCGTCCTTGTCCCCAGCCGGGGTCTGCCCCGCGAACGAGCCGCTGGTGTAGCCGGCCAGGTAGGCGCCCCCGTCCGGGGCGGGTGCCACCGCGTAGAAGCGGTCCGCCTTGGCGGGGTCACCGGCCTGGGTGAGCCAGGCCCGCTGGCCCGTCGGGGTCAGCCGGGTCACGAAGGCATCGTCGGCGGGGCTGCCCGGGTGCGTGCCGTCGAGGTCACCGCGGGTGTAGCCGGCCGCGATCACGCCGCCGTCGGCCAGCGGCACCACGCCGTAGAGGCGGTCGTTGGCGGCGGTGCCGAACTGTGTCGTCCAGCGGGTGCCGCCGTCGGCGCCGAGCCGGGTCACCACCGCGTCCAGCCCACCGGCGTACGGCTCGCCGGCCACTTCGCCGGACGCCGCATAGCCGAGGGTGGTGGAGCCGTCCGGATGGGCGGCGACGCCGCCGGCCCAGTCGGCGCCGGCGGTGCCGTGCAGCGGCCCGGCCAGACCGGCCGGCGGAGTGACGCTGAGCGTCCCGGCCAGGTGCTTCAGCCCGTCCACGAACGCCGGTCGCCAAACGTCCCAGTCGTGCCCCCCGTCGAGCACACGGAGTTCGGCGGCCACCCCGTCGGCGCGACGCACCGTGTTGTAGAGCGTGGCGGCCTCGTAGTCGAGGTCGTGGGCCGCGTCCGCCGGGTCCGGGTTGGCCCACTCGTCGTCGCCGACCGCGATGTACATCCGCACCGGTGACTCCGGGTCCAGCCCGGACAGCAGGGCAGGGTAGTTCAGCCGCTGGTACACCTCCTCGGAGAAGCGCTGCGTGCCGGAGCCGAACGCGCCGTACTCGCGGGCCGACGAGTCGGCGGGCGGCAGCGGCCGGTACACCGCCGGGCTGAGCACGAGCGCGTTGGCGAACAGGTCGCTGTGGGCGAGGGCGTAGCGCAGGGCCCCGGCGCCGCCCATCGAGTAGCCGCCGACGAGCCGGGCGCCCCGGTGGGCGGCGGTGCGGTACGTGGCGTCGACGTGTGCCACCAGGTCCCGGGTGAGCGCGGTCTCCACCGGCCGCCCCGGGTCGTCGGCGCCGGTGTACGCGGAGTCGACGTACCAGTTGCCCCGGCTGCTCCACGGGGCGTCGGGCAAAACCGCGATGACCGGCGGCACCTCACCGTCGGCGATCATCCGGTCCAGGTCGGCCTTCACCCGGGTCCACGCCTGCATGGTGTCGCCGCGCCCGTGCAGCAGGTAGAGCACCGGGTAGCGGGTGCTGGTCGCCTTCGCGTAGTCGTACGGCAGGTAGACGGTGTAGTCGATGGCGCCGCCCAGCGCGGGGGACGGCGCGGTGGTCGTGGTGAGGGTGCCCTCCCGGGGCTTCTTCGCGTCGGCCGCGCCCGGCACCGCGCCGGTGAGGCCCAGCGCCAGGAGCACGGCGGCCACGCCGCCGCCGATCCGCCATCGTCTGCTCATCGGGTCACTCCTCGGGGGTGGGGAGGTCGGCCGCGCAGCGGAAGCCGACCTGGTCGGAGCGGGTGAGGCCGGCGCCGGTGAGCAGCAGCTTCACCGACACGTCGGGGGCCTGCGGGCCGCCGTCGAGATACCAGTCGGAGCCCTCCGCCCGGTACGCGGCGCCGCCCTTGAGGATGGCGAACCGGGTACGCCCGTCGGAGTGCTCGCTCTCGGTCAGGTTCCACACCAGGGGTTCCCGGCGGGCGAGCAGGCCGGCCTCGGCGGCCACCTGCCACTCGTCCTCGGTGGGCAGCCGCAGCCCGGCCCAGGCCGCGTACGCGCGCGCGTCGGCCAGCTCCACGCCGGTGACGGGCGCGTCGGCCGGCCCCTGACCGGCGGTGAACCGCTCGGGCCGCACGGGACGGTAGCCGGTGGCGCGGAGGAACGCGGCGTACTCGCCGTGGGTGACCTCGTGGGTGGCGATGGCGAAGCGGCCGAGCCGGACGCTGCGCCGCACCGTGGCGGTGTGGTGCAGCCGGGGCGGCAGCGGCTTCCACTCGTCGACGTACGGCGTCTCGCCGTACAGGCCGGTCTCCCGCACCCGGTGCCGGACGGTCAGCTCCCGCCGGCCGCCGTCGACGGCCACCAGGCCCGCCGGCACGTCGGCGCGCGGCGCCCACGGGGTGCGGACGCGGACGGCGGCGCGGGCCGGGAAGGACGGGTCGCCGACCGGCGACTCGTGCCGCGCGACGGGTGCGTCGGTGGCGACGACGGCGGCGATGGCACCGGCGGGCAGCGGGCCGCCCACCGTCACCCGACCGTCGCCCGCCTCGGTGACGGTGAGGTCGACGCCGGTGACCAGGTCGACGAAGCGCCGGCCCGGGCGGGCGTCGGTGACCAGCCACGGCCCGTCGTGGTCGCCGCCGGAGTTGACCACCGTCCACAGCGGTTCGCCGTCGTGCGTCCAACGGGACGCGTACACCTGGCCGTCGCCGGGGTGGTCGGCGAGCGGGACCCAGTCCTCGGCGCGCAACCATGCGGCGTGGCTGGCCTGCACGCGGCGCATCGCCCGCAGCACCGCGCGGTCCCGTTCGTTCCAGCCGACCCAGACGCCGAAGACGCTCTCCCACACCAGCACGCCGACGCCGTTGAGCCAGGCGGAGTGCAGCTCGTCCAGGTGGTCGCGGTGCCAGCGGCGAGTGTGGTGCAGCACGTGCCGGCGCTCGAACCACTTGGCCCGCAGCACGCCGGGCACGTCGGAGTCCGCGAACCACTGCGCCCAGGACATCGCGTGGTCGGCGATCCGGGCCAGCGGCACGCGGCTCTCACCCTCCAGGACCATCCCCGGGCGTACGGCGTCGAGGGCGGCCCGCAGCTCCCCGGCACCCTCCTTCAAGGTGTCCAGGAAGACCCCGTCGACGCCGAGCTTGCCGGCCAGCGCCGCGACCTCCTCGGCGTCGCCGCCCGCCTCGCGCCGGGTGCCGGTGTCCCAGGGGTTGTAGTCGACGAACACCCGCACACCGCGCGCCTGGAACGCCCGCACCACCTCGGGCAGCTCGGGGATGTCCCGGTACCAGTCGAACTGGTTGCGGTCGTCCAGGCCGATCACCGGGTACGCGTGCCAGAGCACCACCCCGTCGAAGCCGCCGAAGTCCCGACCGGCGGCGTCGAGGAACTCCTCGACGGTGAAGACGCCCCGCTCGTGGTCGTAGAGCGCCTCGTCCCACAGCCAGGCGAGGCAGACGGTGAAGCAGTCGCCGGTGATCTCGTCGTAGTGCCGGCCGGTGTAGCCGGTGCGGGTCCGCGCGTCGGCGCGCCAGCGGGTGAGCTGCTCGCGCCAGGCGGGCCAGTCGGCGGGGTCGTCCGGCGCGGCGAAGACCTTCGCCTCGTCCAGGGTGGACAGGTCGGCGTGTCCGCCGAGCGGCACCTCGGTCGGCCGGTCGATCGGTCGGGGCACGTACGGGTTGAAGCTCACGGGGTACCTCGGTAGGTCGCGTCGTGCAGGGCGTCGATGGCGGCCCGCTCGGGCAGGGCGGTGGACGCGCCGGGGCGCTGCGCGCAGGCGGCGCCGGCGGCGCACGCCCAGCGCAGGCTCGCGGTGACGGTGTCCTCGTTGAGGGCGCCGCCGCGCTCGGCCCAGCCCACCGCGAACGCGCCGGTGAAGGCGTCACCCGCGGCTGTCGTATCCACCGCCTCGACGACCGGGGCGGGGATACTCAGCCGCAGGCCACGGCGGTCGGCGTACGCGGCGCCGCGCGCGCCCAGCGTCAACACGACGCGGGGCACCAGCTCCAGCAGGGCGTCGAGCAGCTCCGCCGGCTCGTCGGCGAACACGCCGGCGACGATCGCCGCCTCGTGCTCGTTGACCACCAGCACGTCGACCAGGTCCAGCAGCTCAGCCGGCAGCGGCGCGGCCGGTGCCGCGTTGAGCACCACGGTGGTGCCCCCGGCGCGGGCCCAGTCGGCCGCGCGGACCACGGTGGGCAGCGGCACCTCCAGCTGCAGCAGCAGCACGTCGGCGCCGGTGATCGTCGCCCGGTCGTCGGCGTCGAGGTCGGTGAGGGCCGCGTTGGCGCCGGGGGCGACGACGATGAAGTTCTCCGCGGCCCGGTCCACCGCGATCAGCGCGACCCCGGAGGCGCCGGGCACCGTACGCAGGCCCCGCACGTCCACGCCGGACCCGACCAGGCTCGCCCGCAGCTGCCCGCCGAAGTCGTCGTCGCCGACCGCGCCGACGAAGTCGCAGGCGGCACCGGCCCGGGCCGCGGCGACGGCCTGGTTGGCGCCCTTGCCGCCGGGGACGGTGCGGAAGTTCTCGCCGAGCACCGTCTCGCCGGGCTTCGGCAGTTGCGGCGTCGTCACCACCAGGTCGAGGTTGGTGCTGCCGACCACCACCACGCGCGCGCTCATGCGATGCTCCCTTCCGTCCGCCGCCCGCTCACGACTCCGCCCCGGTCGCCACCAGGGCCTGGGTCCGCCGCGCCAGCTCGTCGAAACCGATCCCGTCGAAGCCGGCGATGCTGCTGGCCAGTCGGTTGCGCAGCGGCGCGACCCAGCGCTCGGGCAGTGCCCGCGCCCCGGTGAGCGCGCCGGTGACCGCGCCGACGGTGGCCCCGGTCGAGTCGGTGTCCCAGCCGCCGCTGACCACCGCCGTGATGGACCGCTCCAGGTCGCCCCGCCCGTACGCGAGCGCGGCGGCCACCAGCGCCGCGTTGTTGCGGACGTGCACCCAGTGCAGGTGGCCGTGCCGCGCGTACAGCTCGTCGACCACCCGCTCCCAGTCGTCGGCGCCGGCGCCGAGGGCACGCGCCTCCCGGACGGTGGCGGCGAAGCGGCTGCGCGGCGGCAGCACCGCCTCGGCCGCGTCCAGCACCTCGTCCACGTCGGCGGCGACCGGCGCGGCGGCGGCCAGGGCGGCCGCCCACAGCGCGCCGTGCACCCCGCCCCGGACGTGGCTGACGACGGCGTCGCGCCAGGCCAGCTCGGCGGCCCGGTCGGGGCGGCCCGGGTTGACCCACCCGTACACGTCGGTGCGGATCTGCGCGCCGATCCACTCGCGGAACGGGTTGTGCCGTCGGGCGCTGTCCGGCGGCGCGTGGCCGAGCAGCAGGTTCCGGTACGCCACCCGCTCGGCGGTGAAGACCCGCCCGCCGGGCAGCCAGTCCAGCCACAGCTGCGCCACGTCGGCGCTGGTGAAGTCCCGCCCGCGGGTCTCCAGGACGCGCAGCGCCAGCAGCGCGTAGTTCAGGTCGTCGTCCTCGGGCATGCCCGCGATGTTCTCGGCGAGGCTGGTCGGCGCGCTGCGCCGGTTCCACGGCCAGCGGCCCGCCACGTCGTCCGGCAGCCCTATCGCGGTGAACCAGTCGCGCAGCGGCCACCGGCCGGTCGCCGTGAGGATCTCGCGGATCCCCTCGCGGGGGATCTTCTCCACCGGCTTGCCGAGCAGGCAGCCGACCGCGCGACCCAGCCAGGCGCCGTGCAGCCGGTCGTACGACACGTCGGTCGGCAGCGCCCAGGCCGCCGGCCAGGTGGCCCGCAGCCCGTCCAGGTCGTCCGGCTCGTCGGCGGCGTGGGCGGGCGGCAGCGCGTCGGCGGCGTCCAGCAGCTCGGTGGCGAGCGCCCGCAGCCGCGGGGTGGCCGGCGTCGCCGACGCCCCGCTGACCGGCGGGGTGGGGTCGCCGCCGGCCGCGGTCCACCGCCGGGCGAGGTCGGCCACGTCGCGGCCCTCGTCCCGGCTGGCCGCCAGCTCGTGCGGGAGCAGGTCCTCCGGCTGGACCCAGGTGATCCTCACCGGGCCGGCTCCCGGTCCTCCGCACCGTCGGCCAGGCCGGCGAAGCGCTCCGCGCGGCGGGCGAACCGGGCACGGTCGCGGTCGAAGACCTCGGTGGCCACCTCCGCGAGGACGCGGGCCGGCTCCACCAGGTCGGTACGCGACGCGGTGGCCACCGCCTCGGACCACTCGGCCGGCACCGCCGCGGCACCGCCCAGCGCACCGGCGATCGCGCCGGCCATCGTGGCGGTCGAGTCGGCGTCGCGGCCGTAGTTGACCGAGCCGAGCACCGCCGGGCGGAACTCGCCACCGGCGACCACGAGCATGCCGAGGGCGACCGGCAGCTCCTCGATGGCGTGCAGCCGGCTGGGCCGGCGGGCACCCAGCCCGGGGTTGCGGTACTCCTCCCCCACCGTGTCGTAGGGGGCGACGGCGGCCCGCAGCGCGGGGATCGCGGTCTTCCAGTCGTGGTGCCCCCGGGCCTCCTTGACCACCGCGTCGATGGCCGCCCGGGTGCCGTCGCGGGCCAGGTCCAGCGTCGCCGTGACCACGTCCTCGACGCCCGCGCCGGGGGTGGCGGCCGCGGCGACCGCGGCGGCGAACACCGCCGCGGCCTCCCGCCCGTAGCTGTGCTGGTGCGCCCCGGCGACCTCCACCGCCTCGGCGTACGCACCGGCCGGATCGCCCGCGTTGACGATGCCGACCGGCGCCATGTACATGGCCGCGCCGCAGTTAACGATGTTGCCCACCCCGGCCTCACGCGGGTCCGCATGGGCGTGGTGCAGGCGGGTAACCAGCCACCGCTCGGCGGCCGCGAGCCGGTGGAAGGTCACCCCGTCCCGCTCCAGGTCGGGGATGTAGACCACCCGCTCGATGAGGTCGGGGACGAGCAGATCCACCACGTCGTACGCGTCGAGGTGGTCCCGCTTGGCCGCGTAGGCCCGGACCAGGGCGTGGGTCATCAACGTGTCGTCGGTGATGTGCCCGTCGCCCTTGTGGTACGGCGCGAGTGGCCGCGCGGTGGCCCAGTCCGCGTGGTACGGGGGCACGATGCCCTCGACCCAGCCGCCGAACCGGGAGCGGATCTGCTCCGGCAGCGCCGTCTCGGTGGCGCCGCCGAGGGCGTCCCCGACCGCGGCGCCGACGAGGCAACCGACCGAAGTGTCGAGCAAGAGTGACATTGTTCTACCTCAGAACCTGCTTGCCACCGTCGACCAGCTGCGTGGCGAGCTGGTCGAGGGTGATCTTGTTGGCGAAGTACTGCTGGAGGGCCGGGGTGGCGTACTTGGTCTTCCACTCCGGGTAGCCGTCGGCCATCTGGAACGGGGCGACCGTCAGGTCGGCGGCGCTGTTCGCGGCCACGTCCCAGCCCTGCTTGCCGCCGGTGAGCTTCACCAGCTCCTCGTTGGCCTGCTTGCCGGTCGGGACGAGCCAGTCACCCTTGGCCAGGGTGGCCATGTTGGTCGGGTTCAGGAAGTACTCGAGGAACTGTGCGGCCTGCTTCTTGTGCTTCGAGTCCGCCGAGACGGACAGCGTCTGCGGGTTCGCCGCCTGCTTGGCGGAGAGCCCCTTGACCGGAGGGAGGGTGACCCACTCGAACCCGGCGGGCGCCTGCTCGACCATCTGCTGGCGCAGCGAGACCGAGCCGGGCAGCATGGCGTACTTGCCGCCGAAGAAGCCGGGCAGGGTGTCCGCGCCGCTCATGCCGAGCGCCTCCGGGGAGGCGGACTTCGACGTGTAGATCATGTCGTGGATCCGCTTCGGGATCTCCTTCTCCGGGTCACCGACCCTGACCTCGGTGCGGCCGCCGTCGGTGTAGAAGAACTTCCCGTCGTAGTTGAGCGCCAGGTTCAGCACCCGGTTGGTCGGGGACTTGAGCGCCCAGGCCACGCCGAACTGGCCGGGCTTGGTGAGCTTCTGCGCGTTGGCCTGGAACTCGTCCCAGGTCCAGCCGCCGTCGGCCGGCGGCACCGCGACACCGGCGGCGTCGAGCAGCTTCTTGTTGGCGATGACGACCTGCGACTCCAGCAGGAACGGCACGCCGCTGACCTTGCCGTCGTACGTGACGGTGTCCCAGACGCCCTGGTCGATCTGACCCTTCAGGTCGTCGGAGATCAGCCCGGACAGGTCGGCCAGGTAGCCCTGCTTGGCGAACTCGCCGATGGCCGACGCCTCGTAGTGCACGATGTCCGGCGCGTCGCCGCCCTCGAACGAGGTCAGCAGCTGGTCGTGCACCGAGTTCCAGTCGCCCTGGACGTACTCGACCTGGATGTCCGGGTGCTCGGCGTTCCACTTGGCGACCAGGTCCTTGTTGGCCTGCAGCGACTCCTTCTGCCAGGCGAGGCTGAGGAAGCGCAGCTTGACCGGACCGGAGGTGGCCTCGTCGTCGCCGCCACCGCAGGCGGCGAGGGCGCCGAGGCCGACGACCGCGACCGCGGTGGCCGCGGCGAGTCGACGGAATCGGGTACGGAGCATGGGGGAAACCTCCTTGGTGGTGGATGGGGGACGGTTCAGCCCTTGACCGCGCCGGCGAGCGACCCGGACGAGAGCCGGCGTTGCATGAACGCGAAGAAGATCAGGCTGGGCAGCGTGGCCAGCAGCGAACCGGCGGCGAGCGGCCCCAGGCGGGCGGTGCCCTCGATGCCGACGAACCGGGCCAGCGCGACCGGGAGGGTCGCCAGCTCCGGCGTCTTGATGAGCACCAGGGCGAAGAAGAACTCGTTCCACGCCGAGATGAAGGAGAACAGCGCGGTCGCGACCAGGCCGGGCGCGAGCAGTGGGAACACCACCCGACGCAGCACCTGCACGCGGGTGGCGCCGTCGACCGAGGCGGCCTCCTCCAGCTCACGCGGTATGTTGCGGACGAAACCCTGGAGCATCCAGAGCGCGAACGGCAGCGCCCAGACCACGTAGATCAGCACCAGCCCGGCGTGGGTGTTGGCCAGGCCGACCTGCCGCAGCACCAGGAAGATCGGGATGATCAGGAGCACGAACGGGAACAGCTGGGACAGCAGCACCCAGCCGAGCGCGGCGGTGCCGAGCTTGGAGCGGAACCGCGCCAGGGCGTACGACGCGGGCATGGCGACCAGGACGGTCAGCACCGCCGAGGCGAGCGAGACCTGGAGGCTGTTCCACGCCGCCCGGCCCAGCTCCTGCTCGGTGAACGCCTGCACGAAGTTCTGCACGGTCGGGTTGTCGGGGATCAGCGTCGGGTGCAGCCGCACCAGCTCGCGCGGCGGCTTGGACGCCGTCGAGACGAGCCAGACCAGCGGGAACCCGAGGAAGACCAGGTAGCCGGCGAGCGCGACGTACTGCAGCGTCCGCCCGGTGCGGCTCGGCTTTCCGAACATCACTGCCCTCCGTTCCGGACTGCGGGGCTCGCCAGCTCACTCCTCGCACCGAACATCAGTTGGCCTCCCTCAACCGGCGGCGGAGATAGACGGCGAGCAGCGTGACGATGATGACGACCATGACGTTGCCGAGCGCGGCGGCGTAGCCGTAGTTGCCGTAGCGGAACGCCTCCTCGTACGCGAAGAGCATCGGCAGCATGGTCTTGCCGCCCGGTCCACCGGCGGTCAGCACGTAGACCAGGCCGAACGAGTTGAAGTTCCAGATGAAGTCCAGCGACGTGATCGCCACGATTACGGGTGCCAGGGCCGGCAGGGTCACGTGCCGGAACCGGTGCCAGGTGCTGGCGCCGTCCACGGCCGCCGCCTCGTGCAGCTCCCGGGCCACGCCCTGGAGGCCGGCCAGCAGCACCACGGTGGTCTGCGGCATGCCCGCCCACACGCCGACGATGATCACGGCGGGCAGCGCGGTGCTGAAGTCCCCCAGCCAGTTCGTCCGCAGACCGTCCGCGCCGATCCGGTGGAAGAACTCGTTGAGCAGGCCGGCGTCCGGGTGGTAGACGAGCTTCCAGAGGATGCCGACCACGACCGGTGGCATCGCCCACGGCACCACGGCCAGCACCCGCGCCACGCCGCGGAACCGCAGCTGCTGGTTGAGCAGCAGCGCGAGCCCGAGGGCGAGCACGAACTGGAGCACGGTCACGCCGAACGCCCACAGCAGACCGATCTTGAAGGAGTTCCAGAACAGCTCGTCGTGGAGCAGCTCGCGGTAGTTCTCCAGGCCGGTGAACGTGACGTCGACGTTGCGGCCGGCGCGGGCGTCGGTGAAGCCCAGGTAGATGCCGCGCAGCAGCGGGAACACCGACAGCACCAGGATCGGCAGCAGCGAGGGCAGCAGCAACAGGTAGATGGCGGTGCGGTCGGAGCGGGACCGGGTCGGGCGGGGGGACTTTCCGGCCCGCTCGACGTCCGGCCGCTCGGCCAGCGTGGTCATGGCGTCGCCCCTTCGCTGGACGGATGGGAGGGCGCCGGCTCGACGCCCGGGTCGGTGGTGGTCGCGCCGTGCGAACCGGTGGCGCCCGCGGTGGTCGCGGCTCCCGGGTCGGTGGCGGCGCGGGGTGCCGGCAGGGCCGCCCCGCTGGAGGCGCGGACGACGAGGTGGGGTGGCACCTGCTCGCGGCGCGGCGGCAGGGTCGGGTCGGCGATGCGCTCCAGGAGCAGTTCGGCGGCCCGACGACCACGCTCGGCCGAGCCGAGCGAGACGCTGGAGAGCTGGGGGAACATCATCCGGGCGAGGTCGGTGTCGTCCATGCCGACCAGTGCGACGTCCTCGGGCACCCGGCGGCCGGCGGCGAGCAGGGCGTGCAGCGCGCCGACCGCGATCAGGTCGTTGGCGCAGATCAGGGCGTCCGGATCGGTCCGGGCGAGCAGCCGTTCGGTGGCGGCGCGGCCGGCCGCGTACTGGAAGTCGCCGACCTCGACCAGGTGCGCGTCCAGGTCGATGTTGTGCCCGGCCAGGGCGGCACGGAAGCCGGCGTCACGGGCGGCGCCCGGGACGGTGTCCAGTGGACCGTTGACGAAGCCGATCCGGCGCCGGCCACCGGCGACGAGGTGGTCGACGGCGAGCGCCACGCCGTGGCGGGAGTCGGTACGGACGTTGTCGACCGGCGCGTCCGCGCCGAGCTGGCCGACCACCACCACCGGCACCGGGCTGTCCACCAGCGCGGCGAGGTGGTCGTCGGTGACCCGGATCGGCGACACGATCATGCCGTCGACGTAGCGGTTCGCCAGGCGGCGCAGCAGGGCCGTCTCGTTGTCGATGCGCCCGCCGGTGGCGTGCACGAGCAGCTGGCGACCCGACGAGGCGACCACCGACTCGATGGCCCGCATCATCGCCACGTAGACCGGGTTGCCGATGTCCTCGACGGCGAGCGCGACCAGGCCGGTGCGCTGGGACTGCAGCGACCGGGCGATCGCGTTCGGCACGTACCCGACCTCGGCGGCCGCCGCGCGCACCTTGCGGATGGTCTCCGGGCTGCCGCCGACGCCGTTGAGCACGCGCGAGGCGGAGGCTATCGACACACCGGCGCGAGCCGCGACGGTGTGCACGGTCGGTCGCCCGTCCGCCGGTTCCTGTAAACGTTTACGGCCCACACCAGCACCTCCGCCCGATCGGTTGTAAACGTTTCCGGGAGTCTGCGCCGTGGTCGACGGAGAGGTCAAGGGCTCGTTACGAAAACGTTTCCAACCATCGCCGAGCTCCGCGAACGCCGGCCGCTCCGCCGCGCGCCCCGGGTCCGACCCGTGTTGATCAAGAGGTTTGCGTCGGGATCCGGCCCCGGATTGACGCAAACCTCTTGATCACCGTTCGCGGTCCGCGGGGCGGGTGGAGGGTGGGGGGTCGGGGGGTGGGAACGGGGGTGGAACGGGGGCCGGGCTCAGGATCGGCGCTCGCGCTCCTGGGCGAGCCGCTCGTCCAGGCGGCCCAGCTCGTAGATGGCGTTCAGGTTGGTGGGCAGCCGGGTCACGTTGTCGCCGGTCGCGTCGAGCGCGGCAGGCGGCACCGGCCCGGCCACGGGAGGCGCGGCGGCCGCGGGCGCGGGCCGCTCCCGGCGTCGGCGGACCAGCAGCATGATCTGGACCGCCAGCACGGCAACCGCGAGCCCGATCATGGTGAGCCGGAACAACGCGTCGTCGTCGACGGCCGTGGGCGCGGCGAGCCCGTCCGGGCCGGTCGGCGCGGGGGCGCGCCCGTCCGGCGCCCGGGGCACGGGCGCCCCGACCACCGGGTCGTCGGTGTCGCTCCAGGACCCGACCCGGGCCGGTGCGCCACCCTGCGTTCCCGGCGTCCCCGCCGTCGCACCGCCCGCGGGCGCGCCGGGCACCGCGCCGCCCGGGGTGACGGGCACGCCCGTCGGGGGCACGACGGGATCGGGGATCGACGTGGCCGAGGGTCCCGGGGTGGTCGGCGCGGCGCTGGGGCTGGTGGTCGACGAACCGCCGCCCAGGCCGAGCAGGCCGTCGACGACTTCACCAAGACCACCGAGCAGACCGGTCACCGGCCCGGCGGGCGCCGACGGGGCGGGAGACGGGGACGGCGCTGGAGCCAACGCGAGGGTCAGGGCGAGCGCGGCCACGGCAGGCATGGGTCACCTCTGCAGGTTCGATATGTGAGGCACCGTACCGCACCGGCCCGGGAACGAGGGTGCCCCGGGCGGCGGGCGTGCCGCCGACGGGCGCCGGGGTGGCGAACCCGCCCCACCCCGACTCGGCTCGTCCGTCCGTTCGGGACGGCGGACCGCTCAGGACGGCGGACCACTCAGGACGGCAGGCCGCCGACCCGGGTGTTGATCCAGGACCGGATCGACGGCAGGTCACCGTGGATCGACGGCGTCGGCGCCGGCTGCGGCGAGCAACGCCTCCGCCGCCGTCGTCCGGGCGTAGAGCACGAAGCGACCGGCCCGGTGGGTGCCGACCAGGCCTGCGTCGCGCAGCGCGCCGAGATGCGCGGACACCGTGCCCGGGGTCAGCCGGCAGCGCTCGGCCAGCTCGGTGGTCGACGTGGGCACCGCCAGCTCGTGCAGCAGCGCGGCCCGGGTCCGTCCGAGCACCCGCGCCAGCCCACGGCCGGGCAGCGGATCCCGTTCCCAGAGGGTGGCCACCGCGCGGGCCGGGTAGCGCAGCACCGGCTGCCCCGGCGAGCCGAAGTTCGACCAGACCCGCGGGCCGCAGAAGACCGAGGGGACGAGCAACAGCCCGCGTCCCTCCAGCCGCACCGCGCCGGAGCGCACGAGGTGTTCCACGTGGAGGGTGTCGCCGTCCAGCCGGACGTACGGGTCGAGGTGGTTGAGCAGGCCGTGCAGACCATCGGTCGCCATCCGCCGCGCCCCGAGCAACACCTCGCGCTCCAGCAGCGTCCGCATCCTCGGCCAGTACGGCCCGATCGCAGCCTCGGCGTACGCCCGGACGACGTCCGCCAGTCGACGCAGGCCGGCGGTCGGGTCGGCGTACAGCTCGGCGAGCCGGGGCGACCGCGGCCCGGGCAGGCGGTCCAGCTCGGCCCGGACTGCCTCGGCCGGCATGGCGGCGAGGGTGGCCAGCTCCACCTCGAGCGTCGGCTGCGAGGTGGACGGCGGCGGGCACACGAAGCCCGGAATGACGCCGGTGGGCGTCGAGACCGTCTCGGCGAGGAGCCGCCAGTCGATGCCGGCCAGACGCGGCCGGACCCGCTCGACCCAGGGCAGATGCTCCGGA
This genomic stretch from Micromonospora krabiensis harbors:
- a CDS encoding ADP-ribosylglycohydrolase family protein; this encodes MSLLLDTSVGCLVGAAVGDALGGATETALPEQIRSRFGGWVEGIVPPYHADWATARPLAPYHKGDGHITDDTLMTHALVRAYAAKRDHLDAYDVVDLLVPDLIERVVYIPDLERDGVTFHRLAAAERWLVTRLHHAHADPREAGVGNIVNCGAAMYMAPVGIVNAGDPAGAYAEAVEVAGAHQHSYGREAAAVFAAAVAAAATPGAGVEDVVTATLDLARDGTRAAIDAVVKEARGHHDWKTAIPALRAAVAPYDTVGEEYRNPGLGARRPSRLHAIEELPVALGMLVVAGGEFRPAVLGSVNYGRDADSTATMAGAIAGALGGAAAVPAEWSEAVATASRTDLVEPARVLAEVATEVFDRDRARFARRAERFAGLADGAEDREPAR
- a CDS encoding LacI family DNA-binding transcriptional regulator, whose translation is MGRKRLQEPADGRPTVHTVAARAGVSIASASRVLNGVGGSPETIRKVRAAAAEVGYVPNAIARSLQSQRTGLVALAVEDIGNPVYVAMMRAIESVVASSGRQLLVHATGGRIDNETALLRRLANRYVDGMIVSPIRVTDDHLAALVDSPVPVVVVGQLGADAPVDNVRTDSRHGVALAVDHLVAGGRRRIGFVNGPLDTVPGAARDAGFRAALAGHNIDLDAHLVEVGDFQYAAGRAATERLLARTDPDALICANDLIAVGALHALLAAGRRVPEDVALVGMDDTDLARMMFPQLSSVSLGSAERGRRAAELLLERIADPTLPPRREQVPPHLVVRASSGAALPAPRAATDPGAATTAGATGSHGATTTDPGVEPAPSHPSSEGATP
- a CDS encoding ABC transporter substrate-binding protein, whose translation is MLRTRFRRLAAATAVAVVGLGALAACGGGDDEATSGPVKLRFLSLAWQKESLQANKDLVAKWNAEHPDIQVEYVQGDWNSVHDQLLTSFEGGDAPDIVHYEASAIGEFAKQGYLADLSGLISDDLKGQIDQGVWDTVTYDGKVSGVPFLLESQVVIANKKLLDAAGVAVPPADGGWTWDEFQANAQKLTKPGQFGVAWALKSPTNRVLNLALNYDGKFFYTDGGRTEVRVGDPEKEIPKRIHDMIYTSKSASPEALGMSGADTLPGFFGGKYAMLPGSVSLRQQMVEQAPAGFEWVTLPPVKGLSAKQAANPQTLSVSADSKHKKQAAQFLEYFLNPTNMATLAKGDWLVPTGKQANEELVKLTGGKQGWDVAANSAADLTVAPFQMADGYPEWKTKYATPALQQYFANKITLDQLATQLVDGGKQVLR
- a CDS encoding carbohydrate ABC transporter permease — translated: MTTLAERPDVERAGKSPRPTRSRSDRTAIYLLLLPSLLPILVLSVFPLLRGIYLGFTDARAGRNVDVTFTGLENYRELLHDELFWNSFKIGLLWAFGVTVLQFVLALGLALLLNQQLRFRGVARVLAVVPWAMPPVVVGILWKLVYHPDAGLLNEFFHRIGADGLRTNWLGDFSTALPAVIIVGVWAGMPQTTVVLLAGLQGVARELHEAAAVDGASTWHRFRHVTLPALAPVIVAITSLDFIWNFNSFGLVYVLTAGGPGGKTMLPMLFAYEEAFRYGNYGYAAALGNVMVVIIVTLLAVYLRRRLREAN
- a CDS encoding carbohydrate ABC transporter permease; amino-acid sequence: MFGKPSRTGRTLQYVALAGYLVFLGFPLVWLVSTASKPPRELVRLHPTLIPDNPTVQNFVQAFTEQELGRAAWNSLQVSLASAVLTVLVAMPASYALARFRSKLGTAALGWVLLSQLFPFVLLIIPIFLVLRQVGLANTHAGLVLIYVVWALPFALWMLQGFVRNIPRELEEAASVDGATRVQVLRRVVFPLLAPGLVATALFSFISAWNEFFFALVLIKTPELATLPVALARFVGIEGTARLGPLAAGSLLATLPSLIFFAFMQRRLSSGSLAGAVKG
- a CDS encoding ArsR/SmtB family transcription factor, which translates into the protein MMLVGLDARDLAATRFAVSPLWEAIGSVRTITRPRSFPEHLPWVERVRPRLAGIDWRLLAETVSTPTGVIPGFVCPPPSTSQPTLEVELATLAAMPAEAVRAELDRLPGPRSPRLAELYADPTAGLRRLADVVRAYAEAAIGPYWPRMRTLLEREVLLGARRMATDGLHGLLNHLDPYVRLDGDTLHVEHLVRSGAVRLEGRGLLLVPSVFCGPRVWSNFGSPGQPVLRYPARAVATLWERDPLPGRGLARVLGRTRAALLHELAVPTSTTELAERCRLTPGTVSAHLGALRDAGLVGTHRAGRFVLYARTTAAEALLAAAGADAVDPR